From Leptospira venezuelensis, a single genomic window includes:
- the clpA gene encoding ATP-dependent Clp protease ATP-binding subunit ClpA, translated as MTLSEELEKSLNQARTEALKRRNEYITLEHILLSLTYDPVAADVLLACGADLDLLRSELKEYLDTEMESVPDSFGEIEPEYTIGAQRVLQLAAFQVQSTQKKKLDGGYVLASLFREDQSHAVFFLGKQDISRLDVIRYISHGIKKSGENVGDGTPTDETSKKQSGDALADFCVNLTEKASQGKLDPLVGRAEEIERTIHILARRRKNNPIFVGDAGVGKTAIVEGLALQIVNGKVPDVLKNTKVYSLDMGLLLAGTKFRGEFEERLKNVVQSISSDPDNVLFVDEIHTIIGAGAVSGGSLDASNLLKPALSNGELRCIGTTTYKEYKAIFEKDHALSRRFQKLEVNEPSVEETIQILKGLLPKYEQFHSVKYSAGAVEEAAKLAERYILDRKLPDKAIDLIDEAGAKVKLRESSKSKIVSVKEIEELVSKISKIPPRTVKADDREKLKNLDEELKGKIYGQDKAVIELVQAIRLSRSGLSEPGKPVGSFLFAGPTGVGKTELSKQLAAILGVEFIRFDMSEYMEKHTVSRLIGSPPGYVGFEQGGQLTDAIVRTPHCVLLLDEIEKAHEDIYNILLQIMDHATLTDNNGRKADFKQVILIMTTNTGARERASNPLGFDNTALTDRGLKAIEKQFSPEFRNRLTAVIEFASLDEGTVSKVVRKQLELLETRLKEKSIQLHYGEDVLIWIAKKSYDPLFGARPVQRWIDSNISKKLSEEILFGELKNGGDVNLEIQNEELKLVFRSREK; from the coding sequence ATGACATTATCCGAAGAACTAGAAAAATCTCTTAACCAAGCAAGAACGGAAGCCCTCAAAAGGAGAAATGAATACATCACCCTTGAGCATATTCTTCTATCTTTAACTTATGATCCTGTTGCAGCAGATGTTCTTCTTGCCTGCGGTGCGGATCTAGATCTGTTACGTTCCGAGTTAAAAGAGTATCTAGATACTGAAATGGAATCAGTTCCCGACTCTTTTGGTGAGATAGAGCCTGAATACACAATTGGCGCTCAAAGAGTTCTTCAGTTAGCAGCGTTTCAGGTGCAGTCTACACAAAAGAAAAAGTTAGATGGGGGTTATGTATTAGCCTCTCTATTTAGAGAAGATCAGTCTCATGCAGTATTCTTTTTGGGAAAACAGGATATTTCCCGTCTGGATGTTATACGTTATATTTCTCATGGGATCAAAAAGTCTGGAGAGAATGTCGGTGATGGAACTCCAACAGACGAAACTTCCAAAAAACAAAGCGGGGATGCACTGGCAGATTTCTGCGTCAATCTAACTGAAAAAGCAAGCCAAGGCAAATTAGATCCTTTAGTTGGTAGAGCAGAAGAGATCGAAAGAACCATTCATATTCTTGCAAGAAGAAGAAAGAATAATCCTATCTTCGTGGGAGACGCAGGCGTAGGTAAAACTGCCATTGTAGAAGGACTTGCTCTTCAAATTGTAAACGGAAAAGTTCCAGATGTATTAAAGAATACGAAGGTATATTCCTTGGACATGGGATTACTTCTCGCAGGAACTAAGTTCAGAGGAGAGTTCGAGGAAAGGCTGAAGAATGTCGTGCAGTCGATTTCTTCCGATCCGGACAATGTACTTTTTGTGGATGAGATTCATACTATCATTGGTGCTGGTGCTGTATCTGGCGGATCTTTGGATGCTTCGAATCTTTTGAAACCAGCGCTTTCCAATGGGGAACTTCGTTGTATAGGAACTACAACATATAAAGAATATAAAGCAATCTTTGAGAAGGATCATGCACTTTCTAGAAGATTCCAAAAATTGGAAGTAAATGAACCAAGTGTTGAAGAGACCATCCAAATCTTAAAGGGACTTCTTCCTAAATACGAACAATTCCATTCTGTGAAATATTCTGCAGGAGCGGTCGAAGAAGCCGCAAAACTCGCGGAACGTTATATTCTAGATCGTAAACTTCCGGACAAAGCAATCGATCTAATCGACGAGGCAGGAGCAAAAGTTAAACTTAGAGAAAGTTCCAAATCTAAGATCGTGAGTGTAAAAGAAATCGAAGAACTTGTGTCGAAAATTTCTAAAATTCCTCCAAGGACAGTTAAAGCAGACGATCGAGAAAAGCTCAAGAACTTGGATGAAGAATTAAAAGGTAAAATTTATGGTCAGGACAAGGCTGTAATAGAACTCGTGCAAGCGATCCGACTTTCCAGAAGCGGTTTATCAGAGCCAGGGAAACCTGTTGGATCTTTCTTATTCGCAGGACCAACAGGTGTGGGTAAAACTGAATTATCCAAACAACTTGCTGCAATCTTAGGTGTGGAATTCATCCGGTTCGATATGAGTGAGTATATGGAAAAACATACGGTATCACGTCTTATCGGATCTCCTCCAGGGTATGTTGGGTTTGAGCAGGGCGGTCAGTTGACAGATGCGATCGTTCGCACTCCGCATTGTGTTCTACTTTTAGATGAAATTGAAAAGGCTCATGAGGATATTTATAATATTCTTTTGCAGATCATGGATCATGCTACTCTTACTGATAATAACGGTAGAAAGGCTGATTTCAAACAAGTCATTCTGATCATGACCACAAATACAGGTGCCAGAGAAAGGGCCTCTAATCCATTAGGGTTTGATAATACTGCTTTGACCGACAGAGGTTTGAAAGCCATCGAAAAGCAATTTTCTCCCGAGTTCCGAAACAGATTAACTGCAGTAATAGAATTTGCATCTTTGGATGAAGGAACGGTTTCTAAGGTTGTTCGTAAACAGTTAGAACTTTTGGAAACTAGACTAAAAGAAAAAAGTATCCAACTTCATTATGGAGAGGATGTTCTAATCTGGATCGCTAAAAAATCTTATGATCCTCTATTTGGGGCAAGGCCAGTCCAAAGATGGATTGATTCCAATATTTCCAAAAAACTCTCTGAAGAGATCTTATTCGGAGAATTAAAAAACGGCGGGGATGTGAATTTGGAAATACAAAACGAAGAACTTAAATTAGTCTTCCGTTCTAGAGAAAAATAA
- the clpS gene encoding ATP-dependent Clp protease adapter ClpS: MSDLKTEEQVLTKEKLKLKKPAKYRVVILNDDYTPMEFVVWILRVVFYRTQVESEQIMLQAHTTGKALCGVYSHDVAKTKVNETHMLAEEHGHPLHCQMEIEEGEES; encoded by the coding sequence ATGAGCGATTTAAAAACAGAAGAGCAGGTTCTCACTAAAGAGAAACTGAAGCTTAAAAAACCAGCAAAGTACAGGGTAGTAATCTTAAATGATGATTACACGCCTATGGAGTTTGTGGTTTGGATACTTCGCGTGGTATTTTATCGGACTCAGGTCGAGAGCGAACAAATAATGTTACAGGCACATACAACCGGAAAGGCGCTTTGTGGAGTCTATTCTCATGATGTGGCCAAAACAAAAGTGAACGAGACCCATATGCTCGCAGAGGAACACGGACATCCTCTGCATTGCCAAATGGAAATTGAAGAGGGGGAAGAATCATGA
- a CDS encoding GNAT family N-acetyltransferase, with the protein MPGKTKISRIPSLREISPEEWNLLGDPENPFSNHEFLHSLELSSCVGGRTSWHPEYWVAEDEDGIHSALPFYHKYDSYGEYIFDHSWANFFSQNGLSYYPKGLVAYPFTPVNGKKIFRRNNVSAEEALDVLLPPLLENSKTEGLSSIHFLFLEEEEAKALEKRGFATRITHQFHWKNRGYTSFENFLGDFRSKKRIQIKKERETIKESGIQILCKEGKDIAEEDMDSIYSFYTETYSRKWGSPYLNRKFFKIILEKFSQNLVLFLAKKDGDTIGGTFNLKKGKKLYGRYWGSSAHYPFLHFECCYYAPIEYAINNGFEIFEAGAQGEQKFLRGFPAVPTYSSHFIFHDQARNAIERFLESERMHMQEMIRETNLSSPLKDEAVRGESENQ; encoded by the coding sequence ATGCCCGGTAAAACAAAGATCTCCAGGATACCATCGCTCCGAGAAATTTCTCCTGAGGAGTGGAATCTGTTGGGGGATCCTGAAAATCCTTTTTCCAATCACGAATTTTTACATTCTCTGGAACTTTCTTCTTGTGTAGGCGGAAGGACTAGTTGGCATCCTGAGTATTGGGTGGCGGAAGACGAGGATGGGATACATTCCGCTCTTCCTTTTTATCATAAGTATGATTCTTATGGTGAGTATATTTTCGATCATTCCTGGGCGAATTTTTTCTCTCAGAATGGGCTTTCTTATTATCCTAAAGGACTTGTTGCTTATCCATTCACTCCGGTGAACGGTAAGAAAATATTCAGAAGAAATAATGTATCTGCGGAAGAAGCGTTGGATGTCCTACTTCCTCCTTTATTAGAAAATTCAAAAACAGAAGGACTTTCCAGTATCCATTTTCTTTTTTTAGAGGAAGAAGAAGCCAAGGCTTTGGAGAAAAGAGGATTTGCCACTCGCATAACCCACCAATTTCATTGGAAGAATAGAGGTTATACTAGTTTCGAAAATTTTCTGGGAGATTTCAGATCCAAGAAGAGGATACAGATCAAAAAAGAAAGAGAGACAATCAAAGAATCCGGTATTCAGATTTTATGCAAAGAAGGCAAAGATATCGCTGAAGAGGATATGGATTCTATCTATTCTTTTTACACGGAGACTTATTCCAGAAAATGGGGATCTCCTTATTTGAATCGTAAATTTTTTAAGATCATTTTGGAGAAGTTTTCCCAAAATCTGGTATTATTTTTAGCGAAGAAGGATGGGGACACGATAGGCGGAACATTCAATCTCAAAAAAGGAAAGAAGTTGTATGGGAGATACTGGGGTTCTTCTGCACATTATCCTTTTCTACATTTTGAATGTTGTTATTATGCTCCGATTGAATACGCTATCAATAACGGTTTTGAAATTTTCGAAGCTGGAGCTCAAGGAGAGCAGAAGTTTTTAAGAGGATTTCCTGCCGTTCCTACTTATAGCTCTCATTTTATTTTCCATGACCAGGCTCGAAATGCGATTGAACGTTTTTTAGAAAGCGAAAGAATGCATATGCAGGAAATGATAAGGGAAACCAATCTATCTTCCCCATTAAAAGACGAGGCAGTCAGGGGAGAATCCGAAAACCAATGA
- a CDS encoding RNA polymerase sigma factor yields MAEKQEIWQILSERMRLAQDGDSKEYELLLSKCREILNNHLSSKVRDKEDREDLIQDILIGIHKARATYRREKPFAPWFFSIARYKTIDYIRRKGTRDRLVSTEMEGFAQEEKTSIEDKWEVQQGLESWLNVLEPRQRRILTMAKLEGKSVREISETTGLSESNVKVIVHRSLEKLKRFFSESERTIEGSKTSKK; encoded by the coding sequence ATGGCGGAAAAGCAAGAAATCTGGCAAATTCTTTCGGAAAGGATGCGCTTAGCCCAGGACGGAGATTCTAAGGAATATGAACTCCTTCTTTCCAAATGCAGGGAAATTTTAAATAATCATTTGAGCTCTAAGGTTCGTGACAAAGAAGATCGAGAAGATCTGATCCAGGATATTCTAATTGGTATCCATAAAGCGAGAGCCACATACAGAAGGGAAAAACCGTTTGCACCTTGGTTTTTCTCCATCGCAAGATACAAGACAATCGATTATATCCGCAGAAAAGGCACCAGAGATAGACTAGTGTCTACTGAAATGGAAGGTTTTGCTCAGGAAGAAAAAACTTCTATCGAAGACAAGTGGGAAGTCCAACAAGGACTAGAATCTTGGCTAAATGTTTTGGAACCTAGACAGAGAAGGATCCTTACAATGGCTAAGCTAGAAGGAAAATCGGTCCGAGAAATTTCCGAAACCACTGGACTTTCCGAATCGAATGTTAAGGTGATCGTCCATCGTTCTCTGGAAAAATTGAAACGATTTTTTTCTGAGTCCGAGAGAACGATAGAAGGCTCAAAAACGTCCAAGAAATAG
- a CDS encoding NrsF family protein produces MSYSESDKTEKLIQTLSSDLGKGSLNIYTLFVSCLSLVVLGIVLGWSASNLIGRTNAFPGWWPEPILLLVWGIFSAYLLSKLAFPEETSSWVFWAAGGFLLSWTVFILSRFFTEEPSAHVHVGLCSVILATTSIIFGTGAWFILRNMASSRPGLSGFLFLNLLLASSNLGLKFVCPVQDPSHILISHVSFTLVWIALLYFPIRKKFSW; encoded by the coding sequence ATGTCTTATTCAGAATCTGACAAAACCGAAAAACTGATCCAAACATTGAGTTCCGACCTGGGAAAAGGAAGCCTAAACATTTATACCCTTTTCGTGTCCTGTTTAAGTTTGGTAGTTTTAGGAATTGTATTAGGATGGTCCGCTTCCAATTTAATAGGACGTACGAATGCTTTTCCTGGATGGTGGCCGGAGCCTATATTATTACTAGTTTGGGGAATTTTTTCGGCCTATCTACTAAGCAAACTAGCCTTCCCTGAGGAAACTTCCTCTTGGGTATTTTGGGCAGCGGGTGGCTTTTTACTCTCCTGGACAGTTTTTATTTTAAGCCGTTTTTTTACCGAGGAACCTTCAGCACATGTTCATGTCGGACTTTGTTCAGTAATCTTAGCAACAACTTCGATTATATTCGGAACCGGGGCTTGGTTTATTCTTAGGAATATGGCAAGTTCCAGACCTGGACTCTCTGGATTTTTATTCTTAAACCTATTATTAGCGAGTTCTAATCTAGGGCTAAAGTTTGTCTGCCCGGTCCAAGATCCTTCTCATATTTTGATCTCGCATGTAAGTTTTACATTAGTTTGGATCGCACTATTATATTTTCCGATCCGAAAAAAATTCAGTTGGTAA
- a CDS encoding AAA domain-containing protein → MEESYYSALRDSLKKERKAELDKYKEEISSSDLNKRVQDGFTVFPLVFEDAELSADGNWKVLLKPTKSKNIPELFRPGTPVRIVKESEEYISVLLKANEDSYLVYMEEVPDWVEEGKLALEILPDETSFKEWDRALEKIISAKKGSREKYFADLFSNQLEVSKPNFKPLSNLPETLNDSQKKAVSAILQTEDFILVHGPPGTGKTKTIVEAIRLLASEGKRILASAPTNSASDLLVESLEKLKVPVLRIGHPARMHPDIIQNSLEMKLNHSPEAKLIERDRKEVQELLKKARKYKRSFGKEEAEERRSLYKEADSLRKSIKERQKVLIRYLLESHPVIVCTHTGASSYQLHNLEFDYAILDEGSQAIEPSSWIPILKANKFVIAGDPFQLPPTVISEDPLLKVSLMERLLPVFQDKERVFLLDTQYRMTDPIQTFPNLKFYENRLKSGLEQNLREKIPFESGEPFGSSLVFLDSSGTDTAEENSEGSLGNPWEAEFTVNIVKKIIDSGWDPKNLILLSPYRYQRYLLKQKLEEILPEYSSQLDVETVDSFQGRESDAVVFSLVRSNPEGQIGFLSETRRWNVGMTRAKKLLVMVGDGSTLGQNDFFNDLLETVELAGELRTAWEFLD, encoded by the coding sequence ATGGAAGAATCTTATTATTCCGCCTTACGTGATTCTTTAAAAAAAGAAAGAAAGGCGGAGCTGGATAAGTATAAAGAAGAAATTTCTTCCTCCGATCTAAACAAAAGAGTCCAAGACGGATTTACCGTATTTCCGCTCGTATTCGAAGACGCTGAATTGAGCGCAGATGGAAATTGGAAGGTTTTACTCAAACCCACAAAATCCAAAAACATTCCTGAACTATTTAGACCAGGTACACCTGTCAGGATCGTAAAAGAATCAGAAGAATATATCTCGGTCCTATTAAAAGCAAACGAAGATTCCTATCTAGTATATATGGAAGAAGTTCCTGATTGGGTAGAAGAGGGCAAACTTGCTTTAGAGATCCTTCCTGATGAGACAAGTTTTAAGGAATGGGACCGGGCCCTAGAAAAAATAATCTCCGCTAAAAAAGGTTCCAGAGAAAAATACTTTGCGGATCTATTCTCGAATCAATTAGAAGTTTCAAAACCGAATTTTAAACCTTTATCAAATCTACCTGAAACACTCAACGATTCTCAAAAGAAAGCAGTATCTGCAATTTTGCAGACAGAAGATTTTATTTTAGTTCATGGACCTCCTGGAACTGGAAAGACTAAAACGATCGTAGAAGCGATCAGGCTTCTCGCCTCCGAGGGAAAAAGAATACTTGCTTCTGCTCCTACGAACTCAGCTTCTGATTTACTTGTAGAATCTTTAGAAAAACTAAAAGTACCAGTTTTAAGAATTGGTCATCCGGCTAGGATGCATCCTGATATTATTCAGAACTCTTTGGAGATGAAATTGAATCATTCTCCAGAAGCAAAGCTGATAGAAAGGGACAGAAAAGAAGTCCAGGAATTATTGAAGAAGGCCCGAAAATACAAGAGAAGTTTTGGCAAAGAAGAAGCAGAAGAAAGAAGAAGCCTTTATAAAGAAGCGGACTCCTTACGAAAAAGTATTAAGGAAAGACAAAAGGTCCTGATCCGGTATCTACTTGAGTCTCATCCGGTAATTGTATGCACTCATACTGGGGCTTCTTCTTACCAACTACATAATTTAGAATTTGATTATGCAATTTTAGATGAGGGTAGCCAAGCAATAGAACCTTCTTCTTGGATACCGATCTTAAAAGCGAATAAGTTTGTAATTGCAGGAGATCCATTTCAACTTCCTCCAACTGTAATCTCGGAAGATCCATTACTAAAGGTTTCCTTAATGGAGAGACTTCTTCCTGTGTTCCAAGACAAGGAAAGAGTTTTTCTTTTGGATACACAGTATCGAATGACAGATCCCATCCAAACATTCCCTAATTTAAAGTTCTATGAGAACAGATTAAAATCCGGATTAGAACAAAACCTTAGAGAGAAAATTCCTTTTGAGTCAGGAGAACCTTTTGGTTCCAGTTTAGTATTTTTAGATAGTTCAGGCACAGACACTGCTGAAGAAAATTCGGAAGGAAGTTTGGGAAATCCTTGGGAAGCAGAGTTTACGGTAAATATAGTAAAGAAGATCATAGATTCCGGATGGGATCCTAAAAATCTCATCCTTCTTTCTCCTTATAGATACCAGAGATATCTTTTGAAACAAAAACTAGAGGAGATCCTGCCGGAGTATTCCTCTCAATTAGATGTGGAAACCGTGGATTCTTTCCAAGGGAGAGAATCGGATGCAGTGGTTTTCAGTTTGGTACGATCTAATCCAGAAGGACAGATCGGATTTTTGTCCGAGACAAGAAGATGGAATGTCGGGATGACCAGAGCTAAAAAACTTTTGGTGATGGTGGGAGATGGTTCCACTTTAGGACAAAATGATTTTTTTAATGATCTACTGGAAACTGTAGAACTTGCGGGAGAGCTTAGAACTGCTTGGGAGTTTTTAGACTAA
- a CDS encoding PLP-dependent cysteine synthase family protein — protein sequence MFDEISRSIDEFGNSLLGALNNVQNAFGRELSVAKPIKENVLQMIGNTPLIRLNQIGSHIPNVEIYLKAEFCNPTGSVKDRTALSMILAAERRGELKPGGSIFQAGYNTTAISLAWIATLRQYKFKVFLAPDTDQEKIKELKSYGASVEVVQLAKGNWDDSLLETAKAAKDKEKNSVILNEFKDMANTNAHFLFTGPEIWRDLAGNVDAFVAGGGSGGTLSGVGRYLKSKKPSLRVIMGVSKNSRFIRKMIQGDSSIRLPESFDPKVTDQYIGVDRDEALRYQSELYQKEGIFAGLTTGTTLASAIHYAESLPTREDQKTPSYKIVVLSPDRL from the coding sequence ATGTTCGACGAAATTTCACGCTCCATAGATGAATTCGGCAATAGCCTTCTGGGGGCTTTGAATAATGTTCAAAATGCTTTCGGAAGAGAGCTAAGTGTAGCTAAGCCGATCAAGGAGAATGTTCTCCAGATGATTGGTAATACTCCTCTTATTCGATTGAACCAGATCGGTTCTCATATTCCGAATGTGGAAATTTATCTAAAAGCTGAGTTCTGTAATCCTACCGGAAGTGTAAAAGATAGAACTGCACTTTCTATGATTCTTGCTGCAGAAAGAAGGGGAGAATTAAAACCCGGCGGTTCTATTTTCCAAGCCGGATATAATACTACTGCTATTTCTCTTGCTTGGATCGCTACTCTTCGCCAATACAAGTTTAAAGTATTTTTAGCTCCTGATACAGATCAGGAAAAGATCAAAGAATTAAAATCCTACGGTGCTAGTGTCGAAGTTGTTCAACTTGCAAAAGGCAACTGGGATGATTCTCTTTTAGAAACTGCAAAGGCAGCCAAGGACAAAGAGAAAAATAGCGTGATCCTGAATGAATTCAAGGATATGGCAAACACGAATGCACACTTTTTATTTACCGGGCCTGAAATCTGGAGAGACCTTGCTGGCAATGTGGATGCGTTCGTTGCAGGAGGAGGTTCCGGTGGAACTCTTTCTGGTGTAGGAAGATATTTAAAGAGTAAAAAGCCTTCTTTGAGAGTGATTATGGGAGTGAGCAAAAATTCCCGATTCATCCGTAAAATGATCCAAGGTGATTCCAGTATCCGACTTCCTGAGTCTTTTGATCCAAAAGTGACTGACCAATACATTGGAGTAGATAGAGACGAGGCGCTTCGTTACCAATCCGAGCTTTACCAAAAAGAAGGTATTTTTGCTGGATTGACTACCGGTACCACACTCGCATCTGCCATCCATTATGCGGAAAGCCTTCCTACTCGAGAGGACCAAAAAACTCCTAGCTATAAGATTGTAGTACTTTCTCCTGACCGACTCTAA
- the leuD gene encoding 3-isopropylmalate dehydratase small subunit, which produces MKPFTQHEGLAVLIDRPNIDTDAIIPKQFLKKIERTGFGIHLFHDWRYLDDEGTKPNPEFSLNQDRYKGASVLVTRDNFGCGSSREHAPWALEDYGFRAIIAPSYADIFYNNCFKNGMLPVVLKPEEVDEIFKIVDKTPGAKIKIDLDKQNVISPSGKVYNFEVDSFRKYCLFNGLDDIGLTLQHAAEISSYEEKNRKDVPWLYASHK; this is translated from the coding sequence ATGAAACCCTTTACTCAACACGAAGGTTTAGCGGTACTAATTGACCGCCCAAATATAGATACGGATGCAATCATCCCTAAACAATTTTTAAAGAAGATAGAACGTACCGGTTTCGGAATCCATCTATTCCATGATTGGAGATACCTGGATGACGAGGGAACCAAGCCGAATCCTGAGTTTTCTCTAAACCAAGACAGATATAAAGGTGCTTCCGTTCTAGTTACCAGAGACAATTTTGGATGTGGTTCTTCTAGAGAGCATGCTCCTTGGGCATTGGAAGACTACGGGTTTAGGGCAATTATTGCTCCTTCTTACGCCGATATTTTCTACAATAATTGTTTCAAAAACGGTATGCTTCCAGTTGTTTTAAAGCCGGAAGAAGTAGACGAAATTTTCAAAATTGTGGATAAGACTCCGGGAGCCAAAATTAAGATCGATCTGGATAAACAGAATGTGATCAGTCCTTCCGGAAAAGTTTACAATTTTGAAGTGGACTCTTTCCGTAAGTATTGTTTATTCAATGGTTTGGACGATATCGGTTTAACTTTGCAGCATGCTGCAGAAATCTCTTCTTATGAAGAGAAAAATCGAAAAGATGTTCCTTGGTTGTACGCTTCTCATAAGTAA
- the leuC gene encoding 3-isopropylmalate dehydratase large subunit yields the protein MKTMFEKIWEDHLVGELDGGSYLLYIDRHLIHEVTSPQAFDGIRMAARKVRRPEATFATMDHNVSTRIRDLELADPISANQMKTLIKNCNENGITLYDLNHPDQGIIHVIAPEMGLTHPGMTIVCGDSHTSTHGAFGALAFGIGTSEVEHVLATQTLLQRRAKTMEIRVDGQLSPHVTAKDIVLAIIGKIGTGGATGYVIEYRGSAISSLSMEARMTVCNMSIEAGARAGLIAPDQTTFDYLKGKDFAPKGAEWDLAVQKWKRYVTDEGAKFDTSIVLKAEEIAPQVTWGTSPGQVVPVTGIVPDPKDAPDAVEKISIENALKYMDLKPGQKMQDVFVNKVFIGSCTNSRIEDLRVAATTVKGKKVSSKVQAIVVPGSGRVKRQAESEGLDKIFIEAGFEWRQPGCSMCLAMNDDVLQPGDRCASTSNRNFEGRQGKGGRTHLVGPAMAAAAAVEGHFVDIRNWK from the coding sequence ATGAAAACTATGTTCGAAAAAATCTGGGAAGACCATTTGGTCGGTGAATTGGACGGAGGGTCTTATCTACTTTATATAGATAGACATCTCATCCATGAGGTAACGAGTCCCCAGGCTTTCGACGGCATTCGTATGGCAGCAAGAAAGGTTCGTCGTCCAGAAGCTACTTTTGCTACCATGGACCATAACGTTTCCACTCGGATCCGTGACCTGGAATTGGCTGATCCGATCTCTGCCAACCAGATGAAAACTCTTATCAAGAATTGTAATGAGAACGGAATTACTTTATACGATCTAAATCACCCTGACCAAGGGATCATCCATGTGATCGCGCCGGAGATGGGACTCACTCATCCAGGTATGACTATTGTTTGCGGGGACTCCCACACTTCTACTCATGGAGCATTTGGAGCACTTGCTTTCGGAATAGGAACTTCAGAAGTAGAGCATGTGCTTGCTACCCAAACTCTTTTGCAAAGAAGAGCAAAAACAATGGAGATCAGAGTAGATGGCCAACTTTCTCCTCATGTAACCGCTAAGGATATCGTTCTTGCGATCATCGGAAAGATAGGTACTGGTGGAGCAACCGGATATGTAATCGAATATAGAGGATCTGCAATTTCTTCCCTTAGTATGGAAGCTCGTATGACTGTTTGTAATATGTCTATCGAAGCAGGTGCAAGAGCAGGGCTTATCGCTCCTGACCAAACTACTTTTGATTATCTGAAAGGAAAAGATTTCGCTCCTAAAGGTGCAGAATGGGATCTAGCTGTCCAAAAATGGAAACGTTACGTAACAGATGAGGGAGCTAAATTTGATACTAGCATAGTATTAAAAGCAGAAGAGATCGCTCCTCAAGTAACTTGGGGAACTTCTCCAGGACAAGTAGTTCCTGTGACTGGGATTGTTCCTGATCCGAAAGACGCACCTGATGCTGTAGAAAAGATCAGTATCGAAAACGCGCTTAAATATATGGACCTGAAACCTGGACAAAAGATGCAAGATGTCTTTGTGAATAAGGTATTCATCGGTTCTTGCACAAATTCAAGGATTGAAGACTTGAGAGTGGCTGCTACTACTGTAAAAGGTAAGAAGGTATCGAGTAAGGTCCAGGCAATTGTAGTTCCAGGATCCGGCCGTGTGAAACGCCAGGCTGAATCCGAAGGACTGGATAAAATATTTATAGAAGCAGGTTTTGAATGGAGACAACCGGGTTGCTCCATGTGCCTTGCTATGAACGACGATGTTTTACAACCAGGAGACAGATGCGCTTCTACTTCTAATCGTAACTTCGAAGGAAGACAAGGTAAAGGTGGAAGAACTCACCTAGTTGGTCCTGCAATGGCTGCAGCTGCTGCAGTCGAAGGACATTTTGTAGATATTCGGAACTGGAAATAA